In the Geobacter sp. FeAm09 genome, one interval contains:
- a CDS encoding NifB/NifX family molybdenum-iron cluster-binding protein, translated as MNVCFPVLQNLGLASRVYGHFSCAPEYVVVDMITCEVATISNGGQILRYGTCDPVDGLDGHRVDAIAAGEIGGAMQQKLSRVGIRVFQAREGTIGENLVLLEENGLPEHLPDQDRPGHRHGCDH; from the coding sequence GTGAACGTCTGTTTTCCGGTACTGCAGAACCTGGGGTTGGCGAGCCGGGTGTATGGCCACTTCTCGTGTGCGCCGGAGTATGTGGTGGTTGATATGATTACCTGCGAGGTCGCGACGATCAGCAACGGTGGTCAGATTCTCCGGTATGGCACCTGCGACCCGGTGGACGGGCTTGACGGCCACCGGGTAGATGCGATAGCCGCCGGAGAAATCGGCGGTGCCATGCAGCAGAAACTAAGCCGTGTCGGTATCCGGGTATTTCAAGCCCGGGAAGGGACCATTGGCGAGAACCTTGTGCTTCTGGAAGAGAACGGTTTGCCGGAACATCTGCCGGACCAGGACCGACCCGGGCACCGCCATGGCTGTGATCATTAA
- the nifH gene encoding nitrogenase iron protein — protein sequence MAKKPKQIAIYGKGGIGKSTTTSNITAALSVAGYKVMQVGCDPKNDSTVTLRGGTYIPTILDTLREKKSAKASEVIFSGFNGVHCVEAGGPAPGVGCAGRGIITAIELLKQQRVFEELDLDYVIYDVLGDVVCGGFAVPIREGIAEHVFTVSSSDFMAIYAANNLFTGIKKYSNNGGALLGGVIANSVNAPYAKHIIDDFVARTNTQVMEYVPRSITVTQSELQGKTTIEAFPDSEQALVYKKLADRIANHTDSKVPEPLSAEALRKWAADWSDQILAVEAGEVRSNGASI from the coding sequence ATGGCAAAAAAACCGAAGCAGATAGCGATCTACGGCAAGGGGGGGATCGGTAAGTCCACCACCACCTCCAATATCACCGCCGCCCTGTCGGTGGCGGGCTACAAGGTCATGCAGGTCGGCTGCGATCCCAAGAACGACTCCACCGTCACCCTGCGGGGCGGCACCTATATCCCCACGATCCTGGACACCCTGCGGGAAAAGAAGAGCGCCAAGGCCAGCGAAGTGATCTTCTCCGGTTTCAACGGCGTTCATTGCGTGGAGGCCGGCGGACCGGCGCCGGGGGTCGGCTGCGCCGGCCGCGGTATCATCACCGCCATTGAACTGCTCAAGCAGCAGCGGGTCTTCGAGGAACTGGACCTGGATTACGTGATCTACGATGTTCTGGGCGATGTGGTCTGCGGCGGCTTTGCCGTGCCGATCCGGGAAGGGATCGCCGAGCATGTCTTCACGGTGTCGTCGTCGGACTTTATGGCCATTTACGCCGCCAACAACCTGTTCACCGGCATCAAGAAGTACTCCAACAACGGCGGCGCGCTTCTGGGGGGCGTGATCGCCAACTCCGTCAATGCGCCCTACGCCAAGCACATCATCGACGATTTCGTGGCCCGCACCAATACCCAGGTTATGGAGTACGTACCCCGCTCCATCACCGTCACCCAGTCCGAGTTGCAGGGCAAGACCACCATCGAGGCCTTCCCCGATTCCGAACAGGCCCTGGTCTACAAGAAACTTGCCGACCGGATTGCCAACCACACCGACTCCAAGGTGCCGGAGCCGTTGAGCGCGGAGGCGCTGCGAAAGTGGGCCGCCGACTGGTCCGATCAGATCCTGGCCGTTGAAGCCGGGGAAGTGCGCAGCAACGGGGCGAGCATCTAA
- a CDS encoding DUF1847 domain-containing protein → MAKKKNVLTCGDCATINCNARTSVFPAFCLTEAEDKQEIEEVNRIYREDPLVSKISNAAAEIEGTYYGRLTRVEEVAAFARRIKAKKVGIATCVGLINETKNFITFLDAQGIQSYTVACKVGSVDKTELGIPEEHKINKGQHESACNPVLQARILAREKTDLNVIVGLCVGHDSMFIKYSKAPVTYLVVKDRVLAHNPVGALYTSHSYYKRLADKRDL, encoded by the coding sequence ATGGCCAAGAAAAAGAACGTACTGACCTGTGGCGACTGCGCCACCATCAACTGTAACGCGCGGACCTCCGTTTTTCCCGCCTTCTGTCTGACCGAGGCAGAGGATAAACAGGAAATCGAGGAGGTCAACCGCATCTACCGTGAAGACCCGCTGGTGTCGAAGATCTCCAACGCCGCCGCCGAGATCGAGGGGACCTACTACGGCAGGCTGACCCGCGTGGAGGAGGTGGCCGCCTTTGCCCGCCGCATCAAGGCAAAAAAGGTCGGCATCGCCACCTGCGTCGGCCTGATCAACGAGACCAAGAACTTCATCACGTTTCTCGATGCCCAGGGGATCCAGAGCTATACCGTGGCCTGCAAGGTCGGTTCGGTGGACAAGACCGAACTGGGCATCCCGGAAGAGCACAAAATCAACAAGGGACAGCACGAATCGGCCTGCAACCCGGTGCTCCAGGCCCGCATCCTGGCCAGGGAAAAGACCGACCTGAACGTGATCGTCGGCCTGTGCGTCGGTCACGATTCCATGTTCATCAAATACTCCAAGGCGCCGGTCACCTACCTTGTGGTCAAGGACCGCGTGCTGGCCCACAATCCGGTGGGCGCACTGTACACCAGCCACTCGTATTACAAGCGGCTGGCCGACAAACGGGATCTGTGA
- a CDS encoding ABC transporter permease: MPGAPLTVGVTAASWRQTLPAEARLFWRSSFGSLLSRESLTVLMPLLILWELLPRLALVPASLVPPPSTLFSSFSLMLQKHHLLAHLGASALRFFLGFTLAVATAFPLGVLIGWNRFIRKHCLPLFQILAPIPPPAWVPVTMVVLGIGLPMQVFLIFLGVFYPVLFSTYQGISETNPRYIASARVFGASEFTIIIHVHIWHALGSVIMGIRIGIALGLVMLVVAEMQSGGSGVGYLLLRGKEYFQIDHMVVCMLILGAAGWLMTEIMKYAELKLAVWRMER; encoded by the coding sequence ATGCCTGGTGCTCCGCTGACCGTGGGCGTGACGGCTGCCTCCTGGCGGCAAACGCTGCCGGCCGAGGCGCGGCTCTTCTGGCGGTCGTCCTTCGGCAGCCTGCTGTCCCGCGAGTCCCTGACCGTGCTGATGCCGTTGCTGATCCTCTGGGAACTGCTGCCCCGGCTCGCTCTGGTACCCGCTTCCCTTGTGCCGCCGCCGTCAACGCTCTTTTCCTCCTTCAGCCTGATGCTCCAAAAGCACCATCTGCTGGCCCACCTGGGGGCGAGTGCGCTCCGCTTCTTCCTCGGCTTCACCCTGGCGGTGGCGACCGCCTTTCCCCTCGGTGTGTTGATAGGGTGGAACCGGTTCATCCGCAAGCACTGCCTGCCGCTGTTCCAGATCCTGGCGCCGATCCCGCCGCCCGCCTGGGTGCCGGTCACCATGGTCGTGCTGGGCATCGGCCTGCCGATGCAGGTCTTCCTCATCTTCCTGGGGGTGTTCTACCCGGTGCTCTTCAGCACCTACCAGGGGATCAGCGAGACCAATCCCCGCTACATCGCCTCGGCCCGCGTCTTCGGCGCCAGCGAATTCACCATCATCATCCATGTTCACATCTGGCACGCCCTCGGTTCGGTCATCATGGGAATCAGGATCGGCATTGCCCTGGGACTGGTCATGCTGGTGGTGGCCGAGATGCAGAGCGGCGGCAGCGGGGTCGGCTACCTGCTGCTGCGGGGCAAGGAGTATTTCCAGATCGACCATATGGTGGTCTGCATGCTGATCCTGGGGGCTGCGGGATGGCTCATGACCGAGATCATGAAATACGCCGAGCTGAAGTTGGCCGTATGGCGCATGGAGCGGTGA
- a CDS encoding ABC transporter substrate-binding protein: MGMWKTGIIVVGVLAAMAAGMGGAAAARKDAAPARVIIADAKTTNHLNLYVAQERGLFRKHGLDVAIVEARDPALARDLVVSGQADVFWSCPSVAVTAIANGAPLKIIAQVKTPCSSLLVVPKGSSIRSYKDLNGKRIAGSSPACEAVIAYEKKAREAGAHFVLEKLAGGPAIVALDSGKVDGAILEDPHLAIAEIKGYRAILRDAPQRFPCRTITTRTAYLQENPEALKRLVAAVREANALINKAPASRKIAETAQKYTGVPQQTVTHAARRFTFSDRIDEKGLNTLGEELAALREIRENPKDNLYAAALKGITWGVAR; the protein is encoded by the coding sequence ATGGGCATGTGGAAAACCGGGATAATTGTCGTCGGCGTTCTTGCCGCCATGGCGGCCGGCATGGGTGGGGCTGCCGCGGCCCGCAAGGACGCAGCCCCCGCCAGGGTCATTATTGCCGACGCCAAGACGACCAACCACCTGAACCTGTATGTGGCCCAGGAACGGGGGCTGTTCAGGAAACACGGGCTCGACGTCGCCATCGTGGAGGCCAGGGACCCGGCCCTGGCCCGCGACCTGGTGGTCTCCGGCCAGGCCGACGTCTTCTGGTCCTGCCCGTCGGTGGCGGTTACGGCCATCGCCAACGGTGCGCCGCTCAAGATCATCGCCCAGGTCAAGACCCCCTGTTCCTCGCTGCTCGTGGTTCCCAAGGGCTCTTCCATCAGGTCCTACAAGGATTTGAACGGAAAACGCATTGCCGGCAGTTCCCCGGCCTGCGAGGCGGTCATTGCCTACGAGAAAAAGGCCCGGGAGGCCGGCGCGCACTTTGTCCTGGAAAAACTGGCCGGAGGTCCGGCTATCGTGGCCCTGGATTCGGGCAAGGTGGATGGCGCCATTCTGGAAGACCCGCACCTGGCCATCGCCGAGATCAAGGGCTATCGTGCGATCCTGCGCGACGCTCCCCAGAGGTTTCCCTGCCGGACCATCACGACGCGCACCGCCTATCTCCAGGAGAACCCCGAGGCACTGAAGCGGCTGGTGGCGGCCGTCCGGGAGGCCAATGCCCTCATCAACAAGGCCCCGGCGTCCCGGAAGATCGCGGAGACCGCCCAGAAATACACCGGGGTGCCGCAGCAGACCGTCACGCATGCCGCCCGCCGTTTCACGTTCAGCGACAGGATCGATGAAAAGGGGTTGAACACCCTGGGGGAGGAGTTGGCAGCCCTGAGGGAGATCCGGGAGAACCCGAAGGATAACCTGTATGCCGCTGCACTCAAGGGGATTACCTGGGGTGTCGCCCGCTAA
- a CDS encoding ABC transporter ATP-binding protein, whose protein sequence is MIEAVGITKTFPVPDGQGGTTDKTVLQSVSLTIGDGAFVSLVGPTGCGKSTFLEILAGLQTSSHGEVRIGGTPVLEPLSVTRDGMKGSRKKHRFLSPIANSLFRNKPRHDMAMIFQDYAVFPWMTARQNVQFVLGLRGVPRREREELARHYLAMVGLEEAADSYPSRMSGGMRQRLALARAFSAEPRIILMDEPFAAVDALTREKLQDDLLHLWEKSGTTIVLATHDVGEAVCLSDEVFVLSQAPGTISERVVIPLPRPRRHQAVAMQALKERILSHFPVP, encoded by the coding sequence ATGATCGAGGCGGTCGGTATCACCAAAACCTTTCCCGTGCCGGACGGGCAGGGGGGCACGACGGACAAAACGGTGCTGCAATCGGTGTCCCTCACCATCGGGGACGGCGCCTTTGTGTCTCTGGTCGGGCCGACCGGCTGCGGCAAGTCCACCTTCCTGGAGATCCTGGCCGGTCTCCAGACGTCGTCCCACGGCGAGGTGCGTATTGGCGGCACGCCGGTACTGGAACCGCTTTCCGTAACCCGGGACGGGATGAAGGGCTCCCGGAAAAAACACCGCTTCCTTTCCCCCATCGCCAACAGCCTCTTCCGCAACAAACCGCGGCACGACATGGCCATGATCTTTCAGGATTACGCCGTCTTCCCCTGGATGACCGCCCGCCAGAACGTGCAGTTCGTCCTCGGCCTGCGCGGCGTCCCCCGCAGGGAGCGGGAAGAGTTGGCCCGCCACTATCTGGCCATGGTCGGCCTGGAGGAGGCTGCCGACAGCTACCCGTCCCGCATGTCGGGCGGCATGCGCCAGCGCCTGGCCCTGGCGCGGGCCTTTTCCGCGGAACCCCGGATCATTCTGATGGACGAGCCCTTTGCCGCCGTTGACGCCCTGACCAGGGAGAAACTTCAGGACGACCTGTTGCACCTCTGGGAGAAGAGCGGCACCACCATTGTTCTGGCGACCCACGACGTGGGCGAAGCGGTCTGCCTCTCCGACGAGGTCTTTGTCCTTTCCCAGGCCCCCGGAACGATCAGCGAACGGGTCGTTATTCCCTTGCCCCGACCGCGCCGACACCAGGCTGTTGCCATGCAGGCGCTGAAAGAGCGGATACTGTCACACTTTCCCGTTCCGTAA
- a CDS encoding ABC transporter substrate-binding protein, with protein MKRIIAAFLLSTLMMSAAVAADLPRLRVGYVPEPAHGLYFVAKEKGYFKEEGVDVELFQFGSAAEGMAALKAEKLDVGTFGTTAPLLFISKGSDFTFFGGMMIGGQAIVARPDRLAELSGKNLKVFKGKKIGLVKLSTGDVIFKGALKKAGIDWKKDITFVELGSATAVVEAIKKGAVDAGLLWPPHFSLAEKNSGLKVAHYLEEFYPKYTCCRIIAPTAKLNADKETYRRFLAAMIRAYRFYKTNPDETVRIYTKSLKIDEDIVRNETYVKKVAESNPDPLRKGILDFWKHIREAGYIPQDYPIDKHINTDIYKQALDSVIKKNPKDKVYQQMLSFYKKND; from the coding sequence ATGAAAAGGATCATCGCCGCATTTCTGCTGTCAACGCTCATGATGTCCGCCGCCGTTGCCGCGGACCTGCCCCGGCTTCGGGTGGGGTATGTCCCGGAGCCGGCCCACGGGCTGTACTTCGTGGCCAAGGAAAAGGGGTACTTCAAGGAAGAAGGGGTGGATGTGGAACTGTTCCAGTTCGGCAGCGCCGCCGAGGGGATGGCGGCGCTCAAGGCCGAAAAGCTGGATGTGGGCACCTTCGGCACCACCGCGCCCCTGTTGTTCATCTCCAAGGGGTCCGACTTCACCTTTTTCGGCGGCATGATGATCGGCGGGCAGGCCATTGTTGCCCGTCCCGATCGCCTGGCCGAACTCTCGGGCAAGAATCTCAAGGTCTTCAAAGGGAAGAAGATCGGCTTGGTGAAACTTTCCACCGGTGACGTGATCTTCAAGGGAGCCCTGAAAAAAGCCGGCATCGACTGGAAAAAGGATATCACCTTCGTTGAGCTGGGCTCGGCCACGGCGGTGGTGGAAGCGATCAAGAAAGGCGCTGTGGACGCGGGGCTCCTGTGGCCGCCCCACTTCTCGCTGGCCGAGAAGAACAGCGGCTTGAAGGTGGCCCACTACCTGGAAGAGTTCTACCCCAAGTACACCTGCTGCCGCATCATTGCCCCAACGGCCAAGCTGAATGCCGACAAGGAGACCTATCGCCGTTTCCTGGCCGCTATGATCCGGGCCTACCGGTTCTATAAAACCAACCCCGACGAGACGGTTCGGATCTATACCAAGTCCCTGAAGATCGACGAAGACATCGTCCGTAACGAAACCTACGTGAAAAAGGTGGCCGAGTCGAATCCCGACCCGCTCCGCAAGGGGATCCTGGATTTCTGGAAGCATATCCGCGAAGCCGGCTATATCCCCCAGGACTACCCGATCGACAAGCATATCAACACCGACATCTACAAGCAGGCGCTCGATTCAGTGATCAAGAAAAACCCGAAGGACAAGGTCTATCAGCAGATGCTGAGTTTCTACAAAAAGAACGATTGA
- a CDS encoding ABC transporter substrate-binding protein, translated as MNSRRVQRMTASLSMAVLLLVFDAMPCRAAGKIFRLGYLDHPGSALCRVAATNGHFREEGLQVRLVAFQDTAGGLAALEAGTIDAGAFMAGEALGAIARGKELRIIAGGGTPIDTGPLAGLDENARSEQERRGIVVLVPANRPAAEKGTIISLTAALIRAHRTLQQQPAATRRATLQKLAQGTVAPDIHFDPNPDYWRMLRIWQGLGLQSAAMQRDFLANHVYEEIYCDALDRLLMGPMDPVLQDLFSKAVCTPNCCPANSGRLFTLQGGSSQ; from the coding sequence ATGAATTCCCGGCGCGTCCAGCGGATGACCGCATCGCTGTCCATGGCGGTACTGCTGCTGGTTTTCGACGCCATGCCCTGCCGTGCGGCGGGGAAAATCTTCCGCCTGGGCTACCTGGACCACCCCGGCAGCGCCCTGTGCCGCGTTGCCGCAACAAACGGCCATTTTCGCGAAGAAGGACTGCAGGTCAGACTGGTCGCATTCCAGGACACCGCCGGCGGCCTGGCCGCCCTTGAAGCAGGGACCATCGATGCCGGGGCTTTCATGGCCGGGGAGGCGCTGGGGGCGATCGCCCGGGGCAAGGAACTGCGCATCATCGCCGGCGGCGGGACCCCCATCGATACGGGCCCGCTGGCAGGCCTGGACGAAAACGCCCGGAGCGAACAGGAACGCAGGGGGATCGTCGTGCTCGTACCGGCAAACAGGCCGGCAGCCGAAAAAGGCACCATCATCAGCCTGACCGCCGCCCTGATCCGCGCCCACCGCACGTTGCAGCAACAACCGGCCGCAACCAGACGGGCAACGCTGCAAAAGCTGGCGCAGGGAACGGTCGCCCCGGATATCCATTTCGACCCCAACCCGGACTATTGGCGCATGCTGCGCATCTGGCAGGGGCTCGGCCTCCAGAGTGCCGCCATGCAGCGCGATTTTCTGGCAAATCATGTCTATGAAGAGATTTACTGCGATGCCCTGGACCGCCTGCTGATGGGGCCCATGGACCCGGTCCTGCAGGACCTGTTTTCCAAGGCGGTCTGCACGCCCAATTGCTGCCCGGCAAATTCCGGCAGACTATTTACGTTACAAGGAGGTAGTAGCCAATGA
- a CDS encoding twin-arginine translocase TatA/TatE family subunit: MFGFGVPELLIIAFMVVLIFGVGKLPEVGGSFGKAISNFRKAAEGKDQVELNPKDT; encoded by the coding sequence ATGTTCGGTTTTGGTGTCCCGGAACTGCTCATAATCGCATTTATGGTGGTGTTGATCTTCGGCGTAGGAAAACTGCCGGAGGTTGGCGGTTCCTTTGGCAAGGCCATCAGTAACTTCAGAAAGGCCGCGGAAGGGAAGGACCAGGTGGAGCTTAATCCCAAAGACACCTGA
- a CDS encoding homocysteine synthase: protein MSDSPVYHAETLALHAGQKPDPTTNSRAVPIYQTSSYVFNDADHAARLFGLQEFGNIYTRLMNPTSDVFEQRVAALEGGVAALATASGASAITLAILTLAHAGDEIVSATSLYGGTYNLFHYTLPQLGITVKFVDPSDPENFRTAITSKTKLLYGETVGNPKLDTLDIETVAAIAHENNIPLVIDNTTPSPYLIQPLKYGADIVVHSATKFIGGHGTSIGGVIVDGGTFNWGNGKFPQIAEPDPSYHGINFWEALGSIAYIIKVRVQLLRDIGPAVSPFNSFLFLQGLETLHLRMERHSTNALAVAQFLKAHPKVGWVNYPGLPDNPSYEIAKKYHTRGLFGALVGFGIKGGGVEEGKKFINALKLHSLLANIGDAKSLVIHPASTTHQQLSPEEQLTTGVTPDFIRLSVGIENVNDIIADLEQALAQV, encoded by the coding sequence ATGAGCGATTCTCCCGTGTATCACGCAGAAACCCTGGCCCTGCACGCAGGACAGAAGCCGGACCCCACCACCAATAGCCGTGCAGTCCCCATCTACCAGACCTCGTCCTACGTCTTCAACGACGCCGACCATGCCGCCCGGCTGTTCGGACTGCAGGAGTTCGGCAACATCTACACCCGGTTGATGAACCCCACCTCGGATGTTTTCGAGCAGCGGGTGGCGGCCCTGGAAGGGGGCGTGGCCGCGCTGGCCACCGCCTCCGGCGCGTCGGCCATCACCCTGGCCATCCTGACCCTGGCCCATGCCGGGGACGAGATCGTTTCCGCCACCAGCCTGTACGGCGGCACCTACAATCTGTTCCACTACACGCTTCCCCAACTGGGGATCACGGTCAAGTTCGTCGATCCGTCCGACCCGGAGAACTTCCGCACGGCCATCACCTCCAAGACCAAACTGCTCTACGGCGAGACCGTGGGCAACCCCAAGCTGGACACCCTGGATATCGAGACGGTGGCCGCCATCGCCCATGAGAACAATATCCCGCTGGTCATCGACAATACGACGCCGTCGCCCTATCTGATCCAGCCGCTCAAGTATGGCGCCGATATCGTGGTGCACTCGGCCACCAAGTTCATCGGCGGCCACGGCACCTCCATCGGCGGCGTGATCGTGGACGGCGGCACCTTCAACTGGGGCAACGGCAAATTCCCGCAGATCGCCGAACCGGACCCATCCTATCACGGCATCAATTTCTGGGAGGCCCTGGGCAGCATCGCCTACATCATCAAGGTACGCGTCCAGTTGCTGCGGGACATCGGGCCGGCCGTGTCCCCCTTTAACTCGTTCCTCTTCCTGCAAGGGCTGGAGACCCTGCACCTGCGCATGGAGCGCCACAGCACCAACGCCCTGGCCGTGGCCCAATTCCTCAAGGCTCATCCGAAAGTCGGCTGGGTCAACTACCCCGGCCTGCCCGACAATCCGTCCTACGAGATTGCCAAAAAGTACCATACCCGCGGCCTGTTCGGCGCCCTGGTCGGTTTCGGCATCAAGGGGGGCGGCGTAGAAGAGGGGAAGAAATTCATCAATGCCTTGAAGCTCCATTCGCTGCTGGCCAACATCGGCGATGCGAAGTCCCTGGTGATCCACCCGGCATCCACCACCCATCAGCAACTTAGCCCCGAGGAACAACTCACCACCGGCGTAACCCCCGATTTCATCCGCCTGTCGGTGGGCATCGAGAACGTGAACGACATCATCGCCGACCTGGAGCAGGCCTTGGCCCAAGTGTAA
- a CDS encoding sulfurtransferase, producing MNTKLIRMMFPILVLLNLTLASAFAGESGYKGYPRGNALISVQELKRLVDAHNPKLVIVAAESNLEYRLGHIPGSYQVDRPDIEAPPETQNGVTGNIIDAAGFSRLAQGLGIDQNSIVVVYDTKYDATRLWWAFTYYGKGDVRLLDGGVKAWRAAGYPVDVLAPAAPARRGGFVARIAKPRLRVDTPEISAVRISATAQLWDNRDLKEFTGEELKKGAYRAGRIPGSSHSNWAMFKKKDNQAEWLNAADLEQQLHALGYDRNKEQYFYCQSGVRSTQALFALYLAGWPLEKLHNYDSSWIGWSKDTALPLAQGAPHGVHVTEVR from the coding sequence ATGAACACAAAGCTTATCCGTATGATGTTCCCGATCCTGGTCCTGCTGAATCTCACATTGGCCAGCGCCTTTGCCGGAGAGTCCGGCTACAAGGGGTACCCGCGGGGAAACGCATTGATCAGCGTCCAGGAGTTGAAACGCCTGGTGGATGCCCATAACCCAAAACTGGTGATAGTGGCGGCTGAAAGCAATCTGGAATATCGCCTGGGGCACATTCCCGGTTCGTATCAGGTGGACCGCCCGGACATCGAAGCGCCGCCGGAGACCCAGAACGGCGTCACCGGCAACATCATCGATGCCGCCGGTTTCAGCCGACTGGCACAGGGGCTCGGCATCGACCAAAACTCAATCGTGGTGGTCTACGACACGAAGTACGACGCCACCCGTCTCTGGTGGGCCTTCACCTACTATGGCAAGGGTGATGTCAGGCTGCTGGACGGCGGCGTCAAGGCGTGGCGAGCCGCCGGCTATCCGGTCGATGTCCTGGCCCCGGCCGCCCCGGCCCGCAGAGGCGGCTTTGTCGCCCGCATCGCCAAACCTCGTCTGCGGGTCGATACCCCGGAAATCAGCGCCGTACGGATCAGTGCAACCGCCCAACTGTGGGACAACCGGGACCTGAAGGAATTTACCGGTGAGGAGTTGAAGAAGGGCGCCTACCGTGCCGGACGGATTCCGGGGAGCAGCCACAGCAACTGGGCCATGTTCAAGAAGAAGGATAACCAGGCCGAGTGGCTGAATGCCGCCGATCTTGAGCAGCAACTCCACGCGCTCGGCTACGACAGGAACAAGGAACAGTACTTCTACTGCCAGTCCGGGGTGCGCTCCACCCAGGCGCTCTTTGCCCTGTACCTTGCCGGCTGGCCGCTGGAAAAACTGCACAACTACGACAGTTCGTGGATCGGCTGGTCGAAGGACACCGCACTCCCGTTGGCGCAGGGGGCGCCACATGGCGTGCACGTGACGGAAGTCCGTTAA
- a CDS encoding NifB/NifX family molybdenum-iron cluster-binding protein encodes MDVKIAVASSDGATVNEHFGRTRAFRIYRLHDGGHEFLELRENTPACVGQQHDDDVLDRAAQLIADCRGVVAAQVGPGAIDALIGHRILAFTMGGSIDEALEIVRSSKRFTYIT; translated from the coding sequence ATGGACGTGAAGATCGCCGTGGCAAGCAGCGACGGGGCGACGGTAAACGAGCATTTCGGCAGGACGCGGGCCTTCCGCATCTACCGGCTGCACGACGGCGGGCATGAATTCCTGGAACTGCGGGAGAATACCCCGGCCTGCGTGGGGCAACAGCATGACGACGATGTGCTGGACCGGGCCGCGCAGCTCATTGCCGACTGTCGCGGGGTGGTTGCCGCCCAGGTCGGTCCCGGCGCCATCGACGCCCTCATCGGCCACAGGATTCTTGCCTTCACCATGGGGGGCTCCATCGACGAGGCCCTGGAAATAGTGCGGTCATCAAAACGCTTCACCTACATCACCTAA
- a CDS encoding ABC transporter substrate-binding protein, protein MDRKLQALAPWFALLFTAILLCAACQKKNPSQGSAQAGSPQSSPALRIGYGDSPLLGPLYAADERQAGRTHAWQAVPIGSGGDIGYSLISGTIDAGFVETAKAVKLLKAPGGETLKVAGAVQFPYGATLVIRKDLSIRLGDLAGRTIAAQEPDCKLLHQFRKDARRLGVDVDRIRTRFMSFDEMVPALEAGKVDAVLVKGSYAVLAEHLGHKVLYQNWDIKAGDECCPAALAQSDYFLVVRGGAVEAFKPVVQSLLAASALPPAELRQAVGKRLGYAREDLERLPTASFVAVGDDLRKELGEGRCLVLR, encoded by the coding sequence ATGGACCGGAAACTACAAGCACTCGCCCCATGGTTTGCGCTGCTCTTCACGGCAATCCTGCTGTGTGCCGCATGCCAAAAGAAGAATCCTTCCCAGGGCTCCGCCCAGGCGGGCTCACCGCAGTCGTCACCGGCGCTCCGTATCGGTTATGGCGACAGCCCCCTGCTCGGGCCGCTGTACGCCGCCGATGAACGCCAGGCTGGCCGGACGCACGCCTGGCAAGCGGTCCCCATCGGCAGCGGCGGCGACATCGGCTATTCCCTGATCTCGGGCACGATCGACGCCGGGTTCGTGGAGACCGCCAAGGCGGTCAAACTGCTCAAGGCGCCCGGCGGCGAGACCCTCAAGGTGGCCGGGGCCGTGCAGTTTCCCTACGGCGCCACGCTGGTGATCCGCAAGGATCTCTCTATCCGCCTGGGGGACCTTGCCGGCAGGACCATTGCCGCCCAGGAGCCGGATTGCAAGCTGCTCCACCAGTTCAGGAAGGATGCCCGGCGCCTGGGCGTGGATGTGGACCGGATACGCACCCGTTTCATGTCCTTCGACGAGATGGTGCCGGCCCTGGAAGCGGGCAAGGTGGATGCCGTACTGGTGAAGGGCTCCTACGCGGTGCTGGCCGAGCACCTGGGACACAAGGTGCTCTACCAGAATTGGGACATCAAGGCCGGCGACGAGTGCTGCCCGGCGGCCCTGGCCCAGAGCGACTATTTTCTGGTGGTCAGGGGAGGGGCCGTGGAGGCGTTCAAGCCGGTGGTTCAGTCGCTGCTGGCGGCCAGCGCACTCCCCCCCGCCGAGTTGCGCCAGGCGGTGGGCAAACGGCTCGGCTATGCGCGGGAAGATCTGGAACGGCTGCCGACGGCGAGCTTTGTGGCGGTGGGCGACGATCTGCGCAAGGAGCTGGGGGAGGGGCGATGCCTGGTGCTCCGCTGA